A region from the Drosophila takahashii strain IR98-3 E-12201 chromosome 2L, DtakHiC1v2, whole genome shotgun sequence genome encodes:
- the LOC108062163 gene encoding uncharacterized protein encodes MSYLLTEIALEMLGYKFYDTNGTFHLTNFQNNSTHSELHPDEPSLTAFIEQAESPDQESISRAVAVQDQEEEADLVADPVSESRNPRRTPAKALAKIMDYESEKIVNQIRTRLERSLGRRPEADSGELLGEIMDEERILIRADASVMRKFREFLQTRLQRLDQRPYEKYMRTFGAE; translated from the coding sequence ATGTCGTACTTACTCACGGAAATAGCTCTGGAGATGCTGGGATACAAGTTCTACGACACGAACGGTACTTTCCACCTGACCAACTTTCAGAACAACTCTACGCATAGCGAATTGCATCCTGACGAGCCTTCGCTGACTGCGTTCATTGAGCAGGCAGAGTCTCCGGATCAAGAGTCAATCAGTCGAGCAGTAGCAGTACAGgatcaggaggaggaggcggatcTGGTCGCCGATCCCGTCTCCGAGTCACGCAATCCACGACGCACGCCGGCCAAGGCTCTGGCCAAAATAATGGACTACGAGAGCGAGAAGATTGTCAATCAGATCAGAACTCGTCTAGAGCGGTCGTTGGGACGGCGGCCGGAGGCTGACAGCGGTGAGCTGCTGGGCGAGATTATGGACGAGGAAAGAATCCTAATCAGGGCCGACGCCAGCGTAATGCGCAAGTTCCGCGAATTCCTTCAGACGCGCTTGCAGCGACTGGACCAGCGCCCCTACGAAAAGTACATGCGGACCTTTGGCGCGGAGTAA
- the slmo gene encoding protein slowmo — MKIWTSEHIFNHPWETVTQAAWRKYPNPMTPSIIGTDVVERRVVDGVLHTHRLVQSKWYFPKWTHALIGTAKTCFASERSTVDPERKQMVLKTNNLTFCRNISVDEVLYYEPHPSDAGKTLLKQEATVTVFGVPLSHYMEDLLTSTISTNAGKGRQGLEWVIGLINTEVKGIARGTDELLHSTRRSIDEVTESARKSMDEISAQAAKAAKAMHIT, encoded by the coding sequence ATGAAAATCTGGACGTCGGAGCACATATTCAACCACCCGTGGGAGACGGTCACGCAGGCGGCGTGGCGCAAGTATCCCAACCCGATGACTCCTTCCATTATTGGCACGGACGTGGTCGAGCGCCGGGTGGTGGATGGAGTGCTGCACACACACCGGCTGGTGCAGTCCAAGTGGTATTTCCCCAAGTGGACGCACGCGCTGATCGGCACGGCCAAGACATGCTTCGCCAGCGAGCGCTCCACGGTGGACCCGGAGCGTAAGCAGATGGTGCTTAAGACGAACAACCTCACATTCTGCCGCAATATCAGCGTCGACGAAGTGCTCTACTACGAGCCGCATCCATCGGACGCCGGCAAGACGCTGCTCAAGCAGGAGGCCACAGTGACCGTCTTCGGCGTTCCGCTGTCCCACTATATGGAGGACCTGCTCACCTCGACAATCAGCACCAACGCGGGCAAGGGTCGGCAGGGCCTAGAGTGGGTGATTGGGCTGATTAACACGGAAGTCAAGGGCATCGCCCGCGGCACAGACGAACTGTTACACAGTACAAGGCGCTCCATCGACGAGGTGACGGAGAGCGCCCGGAAAAGTATGGACGAGATCAGCGCGCAGGCTGCTAAGGCGGCGAAGGCGATGCACATAACATAG